GCCGACCACGGTCATCGAGCCGTTCAGGGAGCGACGGCCGAGCATGCGCAGGTCCATCGGCGAGAGGTCCTGGACCTCGTCGACCACGATGTGTCCGTAGGTGCGCACTGTGTCCTGTTGGCGCCGTCCGGGTCGGGCACCCAGCACGGCGCGGGCCTCGTCCAGAAGCGGCGCATCCGAGGCCGTCCACAGCAGGTCCTCGACCTCGACGGCACGCTCCCGGTAGAGGGCGTCGACCTGGACGGGGGTCAGTGACTGATCGGCGGCCCGGATCAGCGCCCGTGAACCGAGGAGGTCGTTCAGGAACTGCGCTGGTGTCAGCACCGGCCACATCCACTCCAGGGCCTCCCGAATCGACAGCTCGCCCCGCAGGCGTTCCCGCAGGGCCTCGGGGTCCAGGTCGCCATGACCACTGGCCGCCAGCGCCTCGTAGAACTCGGCCTCCACGAACTTCCGGGCCGCGTTGTGGGTGCGGTAGCGCTTCCGCGCCTCGTCCACGATCCGCTGCGAACCGTCCACCGACAGGCGCAGCCACTGCAGGCCGAAACCGACCCGCAGGTCGTGTCGGAGCACACGCTGGCGGGTGCGGACGGCCCGTGCGACGAACCGCACCATGCGCAGGTCGCCCTTCAACCGGCCCACCTCGGCCACCTCGCGGCGATCGTCCACCCGGACACCGCCCACCACGTCTCCCAGGGTCGCCAGGATGACGCCCGCCTCGCCGAGGGAGGGCAGCACCTGCTCGATGTATGCCAGGAACAGCCGGTTGGGCCCGACCACCAGCACGCCCTGGCCGTCCAGCGGGAACCGGTGGGTGTAGAGCAGGTAGGCGGCACGATGCAGGGCGACGACGGTCTTGCCGGTTCCCGGGCCACCCTGGACGGCGTGGACACCCGCAAGCGGCGCTCGGATGATGTCGTCCTGTTCGGCCTGGATCGTGCCGATGATGTCCCCGAGGTGCCCGGTGCGGGCCGTCTCCAGGGCGGCGATCAGGGCACCTTCTCCCTTCAGCCGGCTCCCGTCGTCGTCCTGGAAACGATCCAGGTCGCCGAACAGCTCGTCCTCCATGCCCAACAGGCTCCGACCTCGGCTCACGAAGTGGCGTCGACGCTGCAGCCCCAGGGGCATCGGACCGGTCGCCCGGTAGAAGGCCTCTGCAACCGGCGCCCGCCAGTCCACAACCACCGGTTCCTGGTCGACCCCCCAGACGCCCACCCGACCGATGTAGTAGCTGCCGTTGCCGGCATCGGCCTCCTGGTCGATGCGACCGAATACGAGCGAGGCATCGCCCATGTCCAACTGGCCGAGTCGGGCGGCTACGGATTCCTGGATGGCCTCCCGCTCGAAGCGCGCCTGGTTGGTGCCGCCCCTACCCACCTCGACCATCGTCGTGAGTGCCAACGCCCGCTCACGGGCTCCGTCCAGGCAGGCGTACGCCAAGTCTACGTATGCCTGTTCGGCAGCGAGTTCGGGGTGTTCGGTGGTCATCGGCGTGCCCGCAAGGCGTCAGTGGACCGGTTCTCATGGCCTCCACCGGGTCAGGAACCCGAATTCGGCCGAAGAACAATCCTATCGGGCACCCGCGACCCGGCCTCGTCGGCCTCCCGACCACGATCCGGGCCGCCTGGGGGTCGGGAACTGCCCTCCGACGTGCGACGATGGCCGCCATGACCACGGTCGGACTCGTCCTCGGGGCCGGCGGCCTCCACGCCGCCGCCCAGCACGCCGGCGTACTGGCCGCGCTCGCCGAGGCCACCGGCTGGGACCCCCGCTCGGCCGACGTGGTGGTCGGCACGTCGGCCGGTGCCACCACCGCGGCCAGCCTCCGCGCCGGCCTCTCGGCAGCAGACCACCGCGCCCACTACCTGGGCGATCCCCTTACCGCCGACGGACAGGCGCTGGTCGACCGTGTGACCACCCGGCTGGACATGGACCTCCCACTGGACCAGCCGGGCCGCCGACTCCCGGCCAACCCGCTCCTCGTGCTCCGGGAGATCCTGTCGACCGCCCGACCCCGACCGGTGGTCCCACTGGCCGGCCTGCTTCCGATCGGCTCCCACGACGGCTCGCCGCTGGGCGCCCGGACCCGCGAGATCCACCCCGACCGGTGGCCGGCAGCGCCAACCTGGATCTGCGCCGTCGACCTGGACTCCGGAAAGCGGGTGGTGTTCGGCCGCGACGACCTGGACACCGACCTCGGGTCCGCGGTCCAGGCCTCGACGGCCGTCCCCGGCTGGTTCGCCCCCGTCGAGATCGACGGGAAGCGCCTGGTCGACGGCGGGGTGCACTCCACGACCAACGCCGACCTGGTCGCCACCCTCGGCCTGGACGTGGTGGTCGTGTCGTCGTCCAAGACTGTGGGCGGGGTGGCCGGCGTCGTCGGGAGCGACGGGAGCCTGGCGCGGGCCTGGCACGGTCGCACGTTGCGCCGGGAGGTGGAGGCCATCCGACGCCGGGGCACGACCGTGCTGGTACTGGAGCCCACAGCCCGGGAGCTGGCCGAACGATCGGGCGACGACCGTTCCGACGAAAGGCTTCCCGAGGTCTGCGAGGCTGCCCGGATCTCGGCCCTGGCACGCCTGGCGCGTCCCGAGGCCTCAGGCGCCAGACGGCTGCTGGGTAGCGTCACCCCGTGACCGCCCCGTACCCCGACTCCTCCTTCCTGTCCGCCTGCCGGGCCGAGCCCCACGACCGCACGCCGGTCTGGTTCATGCGCCAGGCCGGCCGGTCGCTGCCCGAGTACCGGGCCATCCGGGGCTCGGGAAGCATCCTGGACGCCATAGTCGATCCCGATCTGTCGGCGGAGATCACCCTCCAGCCGGTGCGGCGCTACGGCGTGGACGCGGCCATCCTCTACTCCGACATCGTGGTCCCGGCCCACGCAGTCGGGTTCGGCGTCGACGTCCGGCCCGGCGTCGGTCCGGTGGTCGACCGGCCGTTCGAACGGGCGGCCGACCTGGAACGCCTCCGCCCGCTGGAGCCCGACGTGGACACCCCGTACGTGCTGGAGACGGTGCGCCAGGTTGTGGCCGACGGGGCTGTGCCGCTGATTGGGTTCGCCGGCGCCCCGTTCACCGTGGCGTCCTACCTCATCGAGGGAGCGCCGTCCCGCACCTACGGGCGCACCAAGGCCCTGATGCTGGGCGATCCAGAACTCTGGAACGCCCTCATGGGTCGGCTGGCCGACATGGCCATCGCCTCTCTCCGCTCCCAGATCGCCAACGGCGCCTCGGCCGTCCAGTTGTTCGACAGTTGGGCCGGGGCCCTCAGCCCTCCGGTCTACGAGCGCTGCGTCCTGCCCTTCAGCCGCCTGGTCTTCGAGGGCGTGGCCGACACCGGCGTGCCCCGCATCCACTTCGGCGTGGGCACCGGCGAGATCCTCCATCTGATGGCCGACGCCGGAGCCGACGTGATCGGCGTGGACTGGCGGGTACCACTCGACGAGGCCAGACGCCGGCTCGGTGCCGACACCGTCCTTCAGGGAAACCTGGACCCGGCGGTGTGCCTCGGTCCCCTGGAAGTCGTCGAGGCCGAGGTGGCCGACGTGCTTCGTCGCAACGCCGGCCACCCTGGCCACGTCTTCAACCTGGGCCACGGTGTCCTCCCGGAGATCGACCCCGGTGTGCTGGCCCACGTCGTGGACCAGGTCCACGCCCACCCGCTGGGAGGCTGATCCATGGATGGTCGCCGGGTGGTGGTCGTCGGAGCGGGCATCACGGGCCTGAGTACCGCCCACCGGCTGGCCGTCGACCACCCGCACCTAGCCGTGACAGTCCTCGAGGCTGACGACCTGGCCGGCGGCAACCTGCGGACCAGCCCGCTGACCGGGATCGGAACCGACGTCGACGAGGGCGCCGATGCCTTCCTGGTAAGGGTGCCGTGGGCTACCGACCTGTGCGCAGAACTCGGCCTCGCCGACGAGTTGGTGGCCCCCGCCGCCCGGCATGCCTCGCTCTGGTTGGACGGCACGATGCGGCCCATCCCCTCGCCCAACGTGCTCGGCGTACCGCTGGACCCGTCGGTGGTGGCCCCCGGGATCCTGCCCGCCGCCGACCTGCAGCGCCTGGCCGGCGCCGGGCGTCCCAGCTCGCCCCTCCCCGACGGTGACCTCAGCGTGGGGACAGTGATCCGGTCATGCGTAGGCGACGCGGTTTTCGACCGCCTCGTGGACCCACTGATCGGCGGGGTCAACGCCGGCCGGGCCGACGAGCTGAGCTGCACCACCATGGCCCCGGGCCTGCTGGCCGCCGCCCGCCATGCCGACGGCCTGCTGGCCACGCTGCGCCTGGCCCAGGAGGCACTCGATCCGGCAGCGCCGGTCTTCAACGCTCCAGTGGGGGGCATGGGCCGCCTCGTCGCCGCATTGACGAGCCGGCTGGGCGACCGAGTACGGACCGGAGCGAGGGTCACGGCGATCGAGCGGTCCGACGACGACTGGGTGGTGCGCACCGCCGACCACTCGACGACGGCCGACGCCGTGGTCGTCACCACCCCGGCCCACGCCGCCGCCACCCTGGTGGCCCCACACGCCCCCGATGCGGCGACGCTGCTCGGCGGGCTCCGACACGCATCGGTGGTCCTCGCTACCATGGCCTACCGCCGGGCCGACCTGGAGGTGCCCGACGGCCAGAGCGGGTTCCTGGTGGGCCGGGGCGAGGGCCTGCTCATGACCGCCTGCTCGTTTGCCGGCAGCAAGTGGGCGCACCTCGACGACCCCGACCACACCATCCTGCGGGTCTCGTGCGGCCGGATCGACGACGAACGCCACGACCGCCTCGACGACGGTTCGCTCACCGCTTCACTGTGCGCCGACCTGGCCACCACGCTGGGCGCACAGGCCCCACCGGTGGCGGTCCGACTCACCCGGTGGCCCCGGTCGCTGGTCCAGTTCCCGGTGGGACACCCGACGCGGATGGCCGAGGTGGACTCGGCGCTGGCGGCCGCATCGGGCCTCGTGGTGACCGGTGCGGCACGCCATGGGGTAGGCATCCCGGCGTGCGTGCGCTCGGGAACCGAGGCCGCAGCAATGGTGGCCGACCTGATCGGCTGAACCGGGCCACCGGACGGGCGCACCCTTCCGTCCGGAAACTCCGGAAACCGACCGATCCGCCGCCGGTTCCAGGCCCGGACGTGGTTCGATGGAGCCGTGGCACCCGAGACGACCCCCGCCCGCGAGTGGGCCGAGGCCCGCCAGGGCAGCGGAACCGAACATCCCAACGAGCTGCCGGACACCGCCCACCTGTCGGTCGAGCGGACGTTCTGCTTCGCCGACCTGACGGGCTTCACCAGGTACACGCGCGAGAACGGACCGTACGCAGCGGTCGCCCTCCTGGAGGAGTTCAGGGCCGTCTCCCGGGACGTGGCCGCCAAGCGGGGCGTCCGGGTGGCCAAGTGGCTGGGCGACGGCGTGATGCTGGTCGGCACCGAGCCGACCCCGACCATCGCATGGGGAGGCCACATGATCGACCACTTCGAGGACGAGGTCGACATCAACCTGCGGGTAGGCCTGGCGACCGGCCACGCCCTGCTATTCGAGGGCGACGACTACATAGGCGAACCGGTCAACCTGGCCGCCAAGCTCTGCACGGTGGCCAGACCCGGCCAGATCCTGGCCAGTTGCGACGTGGCCGACCTCCCACCGTGGATCCGGGTCCGGGCGGTCGACAAGGTGGACATCCGGGGCGTCGGGCCGATCGAAGGCATCCAGCACCTCGTGGTGGCCGCACGCTGACGGGGCCACCTCCGCCAGCCACCGGACCAGCAGCAGGACCGCCGGCCATGAGCGCCCCCAGCCTCGGACGGGTTCCAAACCGGCTCCGCCCATCGGGAATCGCCGTCCTCGCCGGGCTCCTGATCGCCGCTGCGGTACCGCCGTGGGGCTGGTGGCCGGCCGCCTTCGTCGGCATCGCCCTGTTGGACCGCCTGGTGGCCGACCGCCCGGTGGCCTCCCGGTTCCGTCGGGGAATGGCGACGGGCCTGGCGTGGGCCCTGCCGTCCACCCTCTGGATGATCGACCTGTCGCCACCCGGCTGGCTCTTCGCCGGCGGGGTGCACGCCCTCTGTCTAGGGCTCGCCACCGCCCTCGTACCGGCCGGCCGCTGGCGACGCCTGGGCCTCGTGGGGACGGTGACGCTGGCCGAGCTGGTGCGGTGGAACGTGCCGTTCGGAGGAGTCCCGCTCGCCTCGATCGCACTCGGCCAGGCCGCCGGGCCGTTGGCACCGGTCGTCCGGGTGGCCGGCCCACTGCTGCTGGTGGCCCTCACCGTCGCCGTGGGCACCGGCCTCAGCGCCCTAGTCGACGGTCGGCGGACCGGCGGCTCGGCGGCCGCCGCAGTTCCAGTGGTGATCACCCTTGCCGTCGCCACGGTGCTGGCCGCGGTGGCCCCGACGGGCCGGGTCGTGGGCGAGCTGGACATGGCCCTCGTCCAAGGGGGCGGCCCCCAGCGCACCAGGGCCACGCCCACCGGGGCGGCGACGGTGTTCGCCAACCAGCTGGCGGCAAACAGCCACGTCCGGACGCCGGTGGACCTGGTGGTGTGGCCGGAGAACGTGGTCAACCCTGTTCCCCTGCCCGAATCGGGATGGCGCCACGAGGACCGGCTCTACGCCGACGACGCGGCCGAGGCCCTGACCGCCGAGGCGATACGACTCGACGCCGTGCTGGTGCCCGGCTGGTTCCACCGCGACCCGGAGGATCCGACGGCCAACCTCAACTACCAGACGGCGATCGAACCTGACGGCACGGTGGTCGACCGCTACGACAAGGTCAGGACGGTTCCGTTCGGCGAATACGTCCCGCTGCGGAGCCTGGTCGAACTGGTGGCGGCAGACATGCTCCCGGCGCGGGACCTGCGACCGGGTACCGGCCCGGCGGTGCTGGACACCTCCGTCGGCCGGCTCGGAGTGTCCATCTCGTGGGAGGTGTTCTTCGACCACCGCACCCGGGACGCCGTGCACAACGGCGCCGAGGTCATCCTGAACCCGACCAACGGGGCCAGCTACTGGCTGACGCAGGTTCAGACCCAGCAGGTGGCCGCCAGCCGACTCCGTGCGCTGGAGACCGGACGCTGGGTGGTACAGGTGGCACCCACCGGATTCAGTGCCGTGGTCGACCACCGGGGGCGGGTGCTGCAGCGCACCGCCGTGAGCGAGCAGGCGGTCCTCCACCACCGGGTGGAGCGACGACAGGGCCTCACCTGGGCCGCCACGTCCGGCACCTGGCCCATGGCCGTCCTGTCGCTGCTGGCGGCGGCCGGCGCCTGGGTTGCTGATCGACGCCGCTCCTGAACCGGCCACTCAGCCAGACCTGACCGCCACCGACGCCCATACCCGGTGGGGGGCCATCAGGGAGTCGCCAGTGAACCGGTCGGCCAGAACCCCGGCCAACTCGGCGTCGAACGCCGCCGCCCCAGCGGTGCTCAGGTCGAGGATCGCCGCACTGGCCCGGATCCGCCGTCGCCAGGAATCCACGGAGTAGGGAACGTCCACGTCGAAGGTGAACGTCTCGACCACCACGAAGCCGGCACCGGACAGGTGGCGACGGGCCTCCGGGCCCGGGTCCCGTATGCCACCCAGGTTCCAGGACGGGTTGTGGGCCTGGATGAGCGCCTCGGTCACCCCCGACATCGTGTCGGGCAGCGGCAGCCAGTCGAACCCGCACACGGCCACCAGGCCACCGGCCACGAGCAGGCGCCGGACCTCTCCTGCCGCCGCCTCGCCATCGAACCAGTGCCAGCACTGTGCGGCGGTGACCACGTCGAACGACGCCGACGGGAGGCCGGTGTCCTCGGCAGGGCACTCCCACCACGCCACCTGCAGGCCGGCGACGACGGCCAGGGAGCGGGCTGCTGCGAGCATCCGGGCGTCCACGTCGGCACCGGTGACGGTGCACCCCCGGGCCGCGAACTGGCGGGCGAGGGTGCCGGTCCCGCAGCCCAGGTCGAGTAGTCGCTGACCCGGCGTACCAACGCCCAGGGCCACCATCCGGTCGATGCCGGCCGCCGGGAAGTCGGCCCGATACAGCGCGTAGTCGTCGGCCGCCGACCCGAACCGGTCGCCATGGACGCCCGGCGAACCCACAGCCGTCAGACCTCCACCAGCACGGTCGCGGGACCTTCGTTGAAGATCTCGACGACCATGTCTGCCCGGAAGCGACCGGTGGCCACGGTCAGGCCCCGCTCCCTCAGACCGGCCACCACCCGTTCGACCAGCGGCTCGGCGTGGTCGGGCTTCGCGGCGGCGCTCCAGGTGGGGCGCCGGCCCTTGGACGTGTCGCCGTAGAGGGTGAACTGGCTGACGACCAGCACCTCGCCGTCCACCTCCGTGACCGAGAGGTTCATCACGCCGTCGGCGTCGTCCATGATCCGCAGGCCCGCCAGCCTTCCTGCCAGGCGGTCTGCCTCGGCCGGGCCGTCGTCATGTGTCACGCCGACGAACACGCAGAGGCCGTGACCCACCTCGCCCACCACCTCGGCACCCACGGACACCGAGGCCCGGGCCACCCGCTGGACCAGTGCTCGCACGGCGGCGACCCTAGGCGGCGTATTGCAGGCGACGGGCAGTAGGCAGCGGGCATACGGGGACATGGGTAACCCCGTCCCGGTGGAGGGTTCGGCGCGGGAGCCCGCCAGACTTGTCCGATGCATTCCTCCCCCAAGGACGCCGGCGGCCCGGCAACGCTGATTCCGGCCGACGGAGACCCGCTCCGGATCGCCTACCTCGCCTACCGCGGCAAGCCCCACTGCGGTGGCCAGGGCGTATACACGCGCCACCTCACGAAGGCGCTGGTCGACCTTGGCCACCACGTCGAGGTACTGGCCGGACCGCCGTACCCCGACCTGGACGAGCGGGTACCGCTGATCCGGCTGCCCAGCCTGGAGCTCTACAACGACCACTTCCCGATGCGGAAGGCCCGCATCTGGGAGATGAAGACCCGGTGGGACGTGGCCGAGGCGATGTCGTTCAACACCGGCAACTTCTCCGAGCCGATGGCGTTCAGCATGCGGGCCTGGGACCACCTTCGAAGACGGACCCACGAGTTCGACCTGGTCCACGACAACCAGTGCCTGGGCTGGGGCGTGCTGCTCATGCAAATGCGGGAGAAGTTCCCCATCCTGTCGACCATCCACCATCCGATCACGGTCGACCGGAAGCTAGAGATCGAGCACGCCCGGACCCGCTGGGAGAAGTTCGGCAAGCGCCGCTGGTACGCCTTCACCAGGATGCAGACCCAGGTGGCCAAGCGGATGCCCCGAATCATGACCGTGTCGGAGTCGTCGGCCGGCGACATCGCCGCGGACCACCGGGTCGACCCCGGCCGCATCCACGTGGTGCCGGTGGGGGTGGATCCGGAACTGTTCCTGCCGGTCCCGGAGGTACGACGGGTACCCGGCCGCATAGTGACCACGGCGAGTGCCGACGTGGTCATGAAGGGCCTCAAATACCTGCTGGAGGCCATCGCCAAGCTCCGCACCGAACGCCACGTGGAGCTGGTCATCATCGGGAAGCCGAACGGGGGTAGCGCCTCGACGAAGGCCTTCGAGGACCTCGGCCTCACCGACTGCGTCAGCTACGTACACGGAGTACCCGACCAGCGGATCGTGGAGCTCTACAGCGAGGCCGAGGTGGCCTGCGTGCCGTCGCTCTACGAGGGCTTCTCGCTCCCGGCCATCGAAGCCATGTCCTGTGGCGTGCCGCTGGTGACGACCACCGGCGGCGCCCTGCCCGAGGTCACCGGAACCCACGGCGAGACCTGCTTCCAGGTGCCGCCCGGTGACAGCGACGCCCTGGCCGCCATGCTCCGGACCGTGCTTGCCGACCCGGGGCTCCGGGCCCGTGTCGGCGCGGCAGGACGCCAGCGGGTCATCGACCAGTGGAGCTGGCACCACACGGCCATCAGGACCGTCGAGCAGTACCGGGCGCTGCTGGACGAGACCGTCCGACGCTGAGGCCCCTGTGCTGACCGCCGATTACGACCGGCTGGGCCTCCGGCCCGGCGAGCGGATCCTCGACCTGGGTTGCGGCTTCGGACGACATGCCTACGAGGCGCTGCGGCGGGGCGCCCACGTGGTGGCCTGCGACCTGGGCCTCGACGAGCTCCGCCAGGTGCGGTCCATCGGCGCGGTCATGCGGGCCGAGGGCGAGGTGGCGGACGAGGTGGTGCTGGAGGCGGTCAAGGGCGACGCCACACGGCTGCCGTTCGCCGACGGGTCCTTCGACCGGATCATCGCCTCGGAGGTCATGGAGCACATTCACGACGACGAGGGCGCCCTGGCCGAGCTGGCCCGGGTGCTGCGTCCGGCCGGGGTGCTGGCCGTGACCATTCCGGCCCGACTGCCGGAGCGCATCTGCTGGGCCATCTCGGCCGACTACCACGCACCAGCCCAGGAGGGCGGACACGTCCGCATCTACGGACGCCACGAGCTGCAGGCCAAGATGTCGACGGCCGGCCTGGTGGCGATCGGGGACCACCGGGCCCACGCCCTGCACAGCCCCTACTGGTGGCTGCGGTGTGCGGTGGGGCCGAACCTCCCCATCGAGGAGAACCGGCTGGTCTCGCTGTACCACCGGCTGCTCACCTGGGACATCGTGAAGGCCCCGCGTACGACACGGATCGCCGAACGGATCCTGACCCCGGTGCTCGGAAAGAGCCTCGTGGTGTACGCCCGGAAGCCTGCAGGCGCCCGGGTCCCGGACCCGTCACCGGAACGGAGGGAGGTGGCAGGTGTCGCTACCTGACCTGACCGGCCTCCTCACCACCGACGACCTGGTCCTGACGGCCGGGACGATCGCAGAGTGGCAGTTGCCCGACGGGATGATCCCGTGGTTCCCGGGCGGCCACGCCGATCCCTGGAACCACGTCGAGGCGGCCATGGCGCTCGCCGTCACCGGCCACCTCGACGAGGCCGAGGCCGCCTACCGGTGGCTGGTCGGCAACCAGCACACCTCGGGTGCCTGGCACCGGTTCTACCTGGCCGGCGGGATCGAGGACGCCAAGTTCGACGGCAACGTGATCGCCTACGTGGCGACCGGGGTGTGGCACCACTGGCTGCTGACCGCCGACCGGAGCTTCCTGGAGTCGATGTGGCCGGTGGTGGAGCGGGCCATCGACTTCGTCCTGGACCTGCAGACCCCTAGGGGCGAGATCCTGTGGGCACGCCATCCCGACGGCACGCCATGGTCGTTCGCCCTGCTGGCCGGCTCGGCCAGCATCTGCCACAGCCTGCGTTGCGCGGTGGCCGTGGCCGAGGAGGTGGGCCACGAGCGACCCGACTGGGAACTCTCGCTGGGCCACCTGGCCCACGTCGTGCGCACCCGGCCCGACGGAGCCTTCGCCCCGAAGGACCGCTGGGCAATGGACTGGTACTACCCGGTGCTGGGGGGCGCTGTCACAGGCGACGACGCCCGACGCCACCTGTCCGAGCGCCGCCACGAGTTCGTCATGGATGGTCAGGGCGTGCGCTGCGTGAGCGACAAGGACTGGGCCACGGCTGCCGAGACGAGCGAGTGCGCCATCGCCCACCTGCTGGCCGGCGATCGCGAGACCGCCCTGGGCCTGTTCGCCACCACCCAGCCCATGCGGCGCGACGACGGCCGCTACCTGACGGGGATCGTCTACCCGGACCTGGTGACCTTCCCGCACGAGGAGTGCTCGACGTACACCGCCGCCGCCGTGGTCCTGGCCGCCGACGCCCTGAGCGGGTCCAGCCCGGCGTCCGGGATCTTCGTCGACCATTCGACGCTGCCGGACGTGATCGACGTCGAGCCACTGGTACACGAGACCGACTGAGCGCCTGTCCGTACGACGCCGGTACGGGCCCCGTCAGCCCGGCGTCAGATCCCGGGGCCGGTGCGTCGCAGCACCCGTAGCGAG
Above is a window of Acidimicrobiales bacterium DNA encoding:
- a CDS encoding class I SAM-dependent methyltransferase, yielding MLTADYDRLGLRPGERILDLGCGFGRHAYEALRRGAHVVACDLGLDELRQVRSIGAVMRAEGEVADEVVLEAVKGDATRLPFADGSFDRIIASEVMEHIHDDEGALAELARVLRPAGVLAVTIPARLPERICWAISADYHAPAQEGGHVRIYGRHELQAKMSTAGLVAIGDHRAHALHSPYWWLRCAVGPNLPIEENRLVSLYHRLLTWDIVKAPRTTRIAERILTPVLGKSLVVYARKPAGARVPDPSPERREVAGVAT